Proteins from a genomic interval of Leptospira bandrabouensis:
- a CDS encoding sodium:solute symporter family protein, which translates to MIPFHFLDFVFFLFPFVIIILLLFRFRSKQNSTKEYFQAEGSLSWFVAGTAMVATTFAADTPLAVTEIIRGQGISGNWIWWYMAVGGFVTVFFFSKLWKRSGATTDLELIGLRYSGKEADFLRGFKAFVIGFLLNLVILGWVNLAMLKIIPVFFPNVTGSHILIYLLLFGVFYTSIAGLRGISYIDVFQFFLAWIGCIIFAYFAVNLPSVGGLEGLKHKLDANKILFFPNGELGTLPWDHFLILLTVLWWSSWYPGSEPGGGGYIAQRILATKNENAALKGSLWFVVAHYFVRPWPWILVALVSLVLYPNLSEIESGKGFLMVLQEGMPSGMMGLMLSAFLAAYLSTLATHLNWGASYLVNDLLRPMTKVDKPDFYYLKISYGIQILTAVCSFFLAVYGMETIKGAWVFLLEASSGIGFILIARWFFWRISAWTEILAFILSPILYLLFSVYLKAVFPYSIFYTAITSSIILILSTYVLPTTNREVLLRFYETTKPPFFFWRGLFKKNEEPKQIIYPNRLIVSFLGTLSGLCFVFGGLYSIQCLVWSEGEMIIGLPIFLLGFFGLYVSIQMLQEKKES; encoded by the coding sequence ATGATTCCTTTCCATTTTCTTGATTTTGTTTTTTTTCTTTTTCCTTTTGTTATTATTATTCTTCTTTTATTTCGTTTTCGCTCCAAACAAAATTCAACCAAAGAATACTTTCAAGCGGAAGGAAGTTTATCTTGGTTTGTGGCAGGAACTGCAATGGTTGCTACCACTTTTGCCGCCGACACACCTCTTGCTGTAACAGAAATTATACGAGGACAAGGAATTTCTGGTAATTGGATTTGGTGGTATATGGCTGTGGGTGGCTTTGTTACTGTTTTTTTCTTTTCTAAATTATGGAAAAGATCAGGTGCAACAACCGACTTAGAACTAATAGGACTACGTTATAGTGGCAAAGAAGCCGATTTTCTAAGAGGATTCAAAGCCTTTGTGATTGGTTTTTTACTCAATCTTGTGATTCTCGGTTGGGTCAATTTAGCCATGTTAAAAATCATTCCAGTATTTTTTCCGAACGTTACTGGTTCTCACATTCTCATTTACTTACTGTTATTTGGTGTTTTTTATACTTCGATTGCGGGACTTCGCGGAATTTCTTATATAGATGTGTTTCAGTTTTTCCTGGCATGGATAGGTTGTATCATATTTGCCTATTTCGCAGTAAATTTACCCTCAGTTGGTGGATTGGAAGGATTAAAACATAAGTTAGATGCAAACAAAATTTTATTTTTTCCTAATGGAGAGTTAGGAACTCTTCCGTGGGATCATTTTTTAATTCTACTAACAGTACTTTGGTGGTCTAGTTGGTATCCGGGTTCGGAGCCAGGGGGAGGAGGATACATTGCCCAAAGAATCCTTGCCACCAAAAATGAAAATGCTGCTCTCAAAGGTTCTCTTTGGTTTGTGGTTGCTCATTATTTTGTAAGACCTTGGCCTTGGATTCTAGTAGCTCTTGTGTCCCTTGTCCTTTATCCCAATCTTTCTGAAATAGAAAGTGGGAAAGGATTTCTTATGGTGTTACAAGAGGGAATGCCTAGTGGAATGATGGGACTGATGCTTAGTGCCTTTCTTGCTGCTTATTTATCAACATTGGCAACACATTTGAATTGGGGAGCCTCTTACCTTGTTAACGACCTCTTAAGACCAATGACAAAAGTTGATAAACCTGATTTTTATTATCTTAAAATTTCTTATGGAATACAAATTCTAACAGCAGTTTGTTCCTTTTTTCTTGCAGTTTATGGAATGGAAACAATTAAAGGTGCATGGGTATTTTTGTTAGAAGCCTCTTCCGGAATTGGTTTTATCTTAATTGCCCGTTGGTTTTTTTGGCGTATTTCTGCATGGACAGAAATTTTGGCCTTTATCCTTTCCCCTATTTTATATTTACTTTTTTCCGTTTATCTTAAAGCAGTATTTCCTTATTCAATCTTCTATACTGCCATCACTTCTAGCATCATTCTGATACTTTCTACCTATGTTTTACCCACAACGAATCGGGAAGTATTGCTCAGATTCTATGAAACAACCAAACCTCCTTTTTTCTTTTGGAGAGGTTTATTTAAAAAAAATGAGGAACCAAAACAAATCATTTATCCTAATCGATTGATTGTCTCTTTTTTAGGAACATTATCTGGCCTTTGTTTTGTATTTGGGGGATTGTATTCGATCCAATGTTTGGTTTGGAGTGAAGGAGAGATGATCATTGGTTTACCAATCTTTCTTTTAGGATTTTTTGGATTGTATGTTTCGATCCAAATGTTACAGGAAAAAAAAGAAAGTTAA
- the gatA gene encoding Asp-tRNA(Asn)/Glu-tRNA(Gln) amidotransferase subunit GatA yields the protein MKDLIYLTYSEIKTKLNDGSLKSKDLVSAYINRIEVTDSKVKAFLELNKENILKQAEESDNRRKSGKLLSEFDGIPIGIKDNICITGEITSCSSKILENFRSPYDATVIQKLREKGFVLFPRLNMDEFAMGSSTENSAFQTTRNPFDTNRIPGGSSGGSAAAVAASMLPVSLGSDTGGSIRQPAALCGIWGLKPTYGRVSRYGLIAYASSLDQIGPFSNDLQGIADLMEILSGLDHKDQTTAKVNSFEANSVSSIDWKGKRIGVMKSEEFNFSPDVNKRYTDILKDLESKGATLVPLDFSLLKYAIPVYYLIATAECSSNLSRFDGIRYGLRKEGAGKLEDLYSESRTQGFGAEVKRRILLGTFSLSSGYYDAYYGKAQKARVLIRKQYAEFFKSVDIIFQPTSPTTAFKVGEKTKDPIQMYQADILTTSVNLAGVPAISCPAGLDSNGLPIGLQITSEHFNESKLLSFAKSVSELEICKLALPKEIT from the coding sequence ATGAAAGATTTAATTTATTTAACTTATTCCGAAATCAAAACCAAACTAAATGATGGTTCTTTAAAATCAAAAGACTTGGTCTCTGCATATATCAACCGAATTGAAGTTACTGACTCCAAAGTAAAAGCCTTCCTCGAATTGAATAAAGAAAATATCTTAAAACAAGCTGAGGAAAGTGACAATAGAAGAAAATCCGGAAAATTACTTTCTGAATTTGATGGAATTCCCATTGGAATCAAAGATAATATCTGTATTACAGGTGAGATCACTTCTTGTTCTTCTAAAATTCTAGAAAACTTTCGATCTCCCTATGATGCAACTGTCATTCAAAAACTGAGAGAAAAGGGTTTTGTTTTGTTCCCACGTCTGAATATGGATGAATTCGCAATGGGTTCTTCCACAGAAAATAGTGCCTTTCAAACAACCAGAAATCCTTTTGATACAAATCGAATTCCAGGTGGATCTAGCGGTGGTTCGGCGGCAGCTGTGGCAGCTTCCATGTTACCAGTTTCCCTTGGTTCAGATACTGGTGGATCAATCAGACAACCAGCTGCCCTTTGCGGGATTTGGGGACTAAAGCCTACTTATGGCAGAGTTTCTAGATACGGACTGATCGCTTATGCATCAAGTCTTGATCAAATTGGCCCTTTTTCGAATGACTTACAAGGAATCGCAGACCTAATGGAAATCCTTTCCGGTCTCGACCATAAAGACCAAACCACTGCCAAAGTAAATTCATTCGAAGCAAACTCTGTTTCCTCCATCGATTGGAAAGGCAAACGAATTGGTGTGATGAAGTCAGAAGAGTTTAACTTTTCACCTGACGTAAACAAACGTTACACGGATATCTTAAAAGATTTAGAATCTAAAGGGGCAACTCTTGTTCCCCTCGATTTTTCACTATTAAAGTATGCAATTCCTGTTTATTATTTGATCGCAACAGCAGAATGTTCCTCAAATTTAAGCCGCTTTGATGGGATCCGTTATGGATTACGCAAAGAAGGAGCAGGTAAATTAGAAGATTTATATTCTGAATCTAGAACCCAAGGATTTGGTGCTGAAGTCAAACGCCGAATTTTACTCGGAACATTTTCACTAAGTTCTGGTTATTACGATGCTTACTATGGCAAAGCACAAAAAGCGAGGGTCCTTATCCGTAAACAATATGCCGAGTTTTTTAAATCGGTAGATATTATTTTTCAACCAACGTCGCCTACAACAGCATTCAAAGTTGGAGAAAAAACAAAAGATCCGATTCAAATGTATCAAGCAGATATTTTAACAACTTCTGTCAACTTAGCTGGAGTTCCGGCAATTAGTTGTCCTGCTGGCCTTGATTCCAATGGTCTTCCTATTGGATTACAAATTACATCAGAACATTTCAATGAATCTAAACTTTTAAGTTTCGCAAAATCAGTTTCGGAACTAGAAATATGTAAGTTGGCACTTCCAAAAGAGATCACCTAA
- a CDS encoding undecaprenyl-phosphate glucose phosphotransferase: protein MLKERSQSFKLLFLVTDFFIALTSFVCAYTIRYYFLPDSAFQIQTIDPINYIILGIVLGFSQVLSFLSIDLYHPRRGLSFSDELFAIITGVILNLLVVLSLLFFFRGESFSRLVIGYFAICTVILTSFSHYILRSFMQYLRSRGFNLKSVLVIGTGKSAINFAETIQKHSIYGYTVKGFAAGKKNLSPKKLKTVTNTGHLESYVKENNLDLIVYALSHEEGDSLKEVIDIADFYGIDLKVIPSYEEIVTAKGRVEVLDGIPIISIRNIPLRLGYNLVLKRIFDILFSLFFIILFSPFYLIIALLVKFTSKGPIFYKQERVGLDNKVFGMLKFRSMIVQTKEKSDTLWTVKDDPRVTVVGSVLRKLSLDETPQFFNVLLGDMSVVGPRPERPFYVEKFRNEHQQYMRRHAAKAGITGWAQVQGFRGDTSIEKRIEADIFYIENWSLLLDIKIILLTPLKAIIDRNAY from the coding sequence ATGCTAAAAGAAAGAAGCCAATCCTTCAAACTCCTATTCCTAGTAACAGACTTCTTCATTGCACTTACAAGTTTTGTTTGTGCTTATACAATTCGTTATTATTTTTTACCAGACTCTGCTTTTCAAATTCAAACAATTGATCCCATCAATTATATAATTCTTGGAATCGTACTTGGTTTTTCACAAGTATTATCATTTTTATCCATCGATTTATACCATCCAAGAAGAGGATTATCTTTTTCCGATGAACTTTTTGCAATTATTACTGGTGTAATCTTAAACCTACTTGTGGTTTTATCTCTTTTGTTTTTCTTTCGTGGAGAAAGTTTTTCAAGATTGGTCATCGGTTACTTTGCTATATGCACAGTCATCCTTACTTCGTTTTCACATTATATTTTAAGATCCTTTATGCAATACTTACGAAGCAGAGGATTCAATTTAAAGTCAGTCCTAGTGATTGGCACTGGTAAATCTGCCATTAATTTTGCTGAAACAATTCAGAAACATTCAATCTACGGTTATACAGTCAAAGGTTTTGCGGCAGGAAAAAAGAATCTGTCTCCTAAAAAACTAAAAACTGTCACAAATACAGGGCACTTAGAATCTTATGTGAAAGAGAACAACTTAGATTTAATTGTTTATGCTTTATCACATGAAGAGGGGGATTCTCTCAAAGAAGTCATTGATATTGCTGACTTTTACGGAATCGACCTAAAAGTCATTCCTAGTTATGAAGAAATTGTCACTGCAAAAGGAAGAGTCGAAGTTTTAGATGGAATTCCGATTATCTCCATTAGGAATATTCCTTTACGACTCGGCTATAACTTAGTTTTAAAAAGGATTTTTGATATTTTATTCTCCTTATTTTTTATTATCCTATTCAGTCCATTTTATCTTATCATTGCATTACTTGTGAAGTTCACAAGCAAAGGCCCTATTTTTTACAAACAAGAAAGAGTGGGACTTGATAATAAAGTTTTCGGAATGCTCAAATTCAGATCCATGATCGTACAAACCAAAGAAAAATCGGATACACTTTGGACAGTGAAAGACGACCCTCGGGTCACAGTCGTTGGTTCTGTTTTACGAAAACTTTCATTGGATGAAACTCCACAATTTTTTAATGTATTACTCGGAGATATGTCTGTTGTAGGTCCAAGGCCAGAAAGACCTTTTTATGTAGAAAAATTTAGAAATGAACACCAACAGTATATGAGAAGACACGCTGCAAAAGCGGGGATCACAGGATGGGCCCAAGTACAAGGATTTCGCGGTGATACATCCATTGAAAAAAGAATAGAAGCAGATATCTTTTATATTGAGAACTGGTCTTTACTTCTCGATATAAAAATCATTTTATTAACACCACTAAAGGCAATCATTGATAGGAACGCATACTGA
- the hisF gene encoding imidazole glycerol phosphate synthase subunit HisF encodes MDELTKRVIPCLDIKGGRVVKGVQFVNLIDAGDPVSCAVAYEENKADELCFLDITASSDKRDILLHLVEQVANKLFIPFTVGGGIRTIEDVKAVLNKGADKVSINTSAFQNPKLLKDSSEIYGSQCIVCAIDVKFHPERKRYEVYLNGGRLETGREALDWGKEAVEMGAGEILLTSMDKDGTKDGFDINLMKTFTSNLSIPVIASGGAGNPEHMAEVILRGGADAVLAASIFHFGEFSIQETKQTMKEMGIKVRL; translated from the coding sequence ATGGATGAGTTAACCAAAAGAGTCATTCCTTGCCTGGATATCAAAGGGGGAAGGGTTGTAAAAGGTGTACAGTTTGTAAACCTTATAGATGCGGGTGATCCTGTTTCTTGTGCGGTTGCTTATGAAGAAAACAAAGCAGATGAACTTTGTTTTTTAGATATTACTGCCTCTTCTGATAAACGTGATATTCTTTTACATTTAGTAGAACAAGTGGCAAATAAACTCTTTATACCTTTCACAGTCGGTGGAGGGATTCGAACCATTGAGGATGTAAAAGCAGTTTTAAATAAGGGAGCTGACAAAGTTTCTATCAATACAAGTGCTTTTCAAAATCCAAAACTACTCAAGGATTCCAGTGAAATTTATGGATCTCAATGTATCGTCTGTGCCATCGATGTAAAATTTCATCCGGAACGCAAACGTTACGAAGTGTACCTCAATGGGGGTCGCCTTGAAACTGGCAGGGAAGCACTGGATTGGGGAAAGGAAGCTGTCGAAATGGGTGCCGGTGAAATTCTTCTAACTTCTATGGACAAAGATGGAACCAAAGATGGATTTGATATCAATCTGATGAAAACTTTTACCTCCAATCTTTCTATCCCTGTGATCGCCTCCGGTGGGGCAGGGAATCCGGAACATATGGCAGAAGTCATCCTTAGAGGTGGTGCCGATGCGGTACTTGCGGCATCCATTTTCCACTTCGGTGAATTTTCAATACAAGAAACGAAACAAACAATGAAAGAGATGGGAATCAAAGTGAGATTATGA
- the gatC gene encoding Asp-tRNA(Asn)/Glu-tRNA(Gln) amidotransferase subunit GatC, with amino-acid sequence MDEKELKNIANLAKLNIDDAEVSSMLNDFSRIVQYVDEIKNLDTSAVGDDEIYEQIFYELRKDFAENNLKRDDLAKIAPSYENGYIVVPKVIET; translated from the coding sequence ATGGATGAAAAAGAACTAAAAAACATTGCCAACTTGGCAAAACTTAACATTGATGATGCGGAAGTTTCCTCTATGTTAAACGACTTTTCTCGGATTGTACAATATGTAGATGAAATCAAAAACCTAGACACATCAGCTGTCGGTGATGATGAAATCTATGAACAAATTTTCTATGAACTACGAAAGGACTTTGCTGAAAACAATCTAAAACGCGATGATTTAGCAAAAATCGCTCCATCTTATGAAAACGGATACATTGTAGTTCCAAAGGTAATTGAAACATGA
- a CDS encoding LPS-assembly protein LptD has protein sequence MEILAQDINNLKLIFPDQSGAPKNTQEEERKQTTAQVQRGLVRKSVDSMTDREVEDNLRNLGLNPSGTIYTKRERLREALVPEEEQALTPEALLSTQTKKGPPIQIQNAAEGQLLNIDKTKGGVLVLRGKVRLKIRSGELVADSVSIDASRQEIYAEGGVEYKDGTAKVNGDRMIYDLKINQGVVYNSKLSMFPSYFIGQKIKRLDEKRYLLEMGYFTACNAELPHESFQAKKIIIHDDKSVVAYRVSYKVGGTTMFWLPVLYNSESGNGVTTQVGKNNTQGWFWQNSYQWSDSYPNSIFLANGYKFRFDMYEKTGQAAQLEMWKLSPILNYNINLGYANYKNNSITPVYEDRFRNGGIGNVAVTNNVDRGEMFPNTGLPYRNTGVNYDPWWKTDLRLNAKFNDFARDYTRNVQVQYENYSNRQFDYEFGNRYQPSNSLQSLYSYRDVRFGLIRNLLNWNLNYTENRGDLSVGIAMSRTLVYQIQANQYFAAQDTLPAVTIRNSSNIGLVPGTSSPIYWDLFFQTNINRIYGPPQQRTNPTTGVVDPRSQYNDFVLRSQTNVIGETGIRSPITMGAYMSFTPSVYMGATKQTVEFPGSGNDLNSPDRDINKAYATLLKQQSYQYVRQSHTVRMGIPEIFVSTTYRRLDADKAEAKDPILGNLRQHEAEVSLESYALNDWDVSVRTIRDLRQFSSSYNPGLTNMQRWYYTVVRVGGFFDFVDGFTTRRPSLLERKRNFYSGIFINNDYVHHTPQNRSLSNNLTLSYKMGGFSWPIIRAFRSLEVGSTWYHVYKDSFLDSYRFFFKTDVKVTRYSGVELELDSRVTEPWRLTALAQGQFYAMNTSPELYTSQTGTNYDQTTIWEDLASGTGAKGQNERQKTVFNINRFMMTLKLDLHNWEYRLGYSMNLRALPGGLTMNNQLTFYDQSVYFSVNLTNFSFGDSASAQATRVRLYRFRKRPLDGTSTDLTD, from the coding sequence ATGGAAATTCTGGCGCAGGACATCAATAACCTAAAACTTATATTTCCAGACCAGTCTGGTGCCCCAAAAAACACCCAAGAAGAAGAAAGAAAACAAACCACAGCGCAAGTACAACGTGGGCTCGTCAGAAAATCTGTGGATTCAATGACTGACAGAGAAGTAGAGGACAATCTTCGTAACCTCGGACTCAATCCATCGGGAACAATATATACCAAAAGAGAGAGACTGAGAGAAGCCCTTGTTCCTGAAGAAGAACAGGCGTTAACTCCTGAAGCTCTTCTTAGTACTCAAACAAAAAAAGGTCCACCGATCCAAATCCAAAATGCAGCAGAAGGACAACTTTTAAACATCGATAAAACAAAAGGTGGGGTTCTTGTACTTCGTGGAAAAGTTAGGTTAAAAATTCGTTCTGGAGAACTAGTTGCGGACTCTGTGTCTATCGATGCCAGTCGCCAAGAAATCTATGCAGAAGGTGGAGTAGAATACAAAGACGGAACCGCAAAAGTAAACGGCGACCGAATGATCTACGACTTAAAAATCAACCAAGGTGTTGTTTATAATTCTAAATTAAGTATGTTTCCATCCTACTTCATAGGACAAAAAATCAAACGTTTGGATGAAAAGCGTTACCTATTGGAGATGGGTTACTTTACCGCTTGTAATGCGGAACTTCCACATGAGTCTTTCCAAGCAAAAAAGATTATTATTCATGATGATAAGTCCGTTGTTGCTTACCGCGTTTCATATAAGGTAGGTGGGACAACCATGTTCTGGCTTCCTGTGTTATACAATTCCGAATCAGGAAACGGAGTCACCACACAAGTTGGTAAAAACAATACACAAGGTTGGTTTTGGCAAAACTCTTACCAATGGTCCGATTCCTATCCAAATAGTATTTTCCTTGCAAATGGGTATAAGTTTCGTTTTGACATGTATGAAAAAACGGGACAAGCCGCTCAGTTAGAGATGTGGAAATTATCTCCCATTTTAAATTACAATATCAATCTTGGTTATGCAAATTATAAAAATAATTCCATCACACCAGTCTATGAGGACAGATTTCGTAATGGCGGAATTGGAAATGTAGCCGTCACAAATAACGTAGACCGCGGGGAAATGTTTCCAAATACAGGTTTACCTTATCGCAATACAGGCGTTAACTACGACCCTTGGTGGAAAACAGACTTACGATTAAATGCTAAATTTAACGACTTCGCGCGTGATTACACAAGAAACGTTCAAGTACAATACGAAAATTATAGCAATCGTCAATTTGATTACGAATTTGGAAACCGGTACCAACCTTCCAATTCACTCCAATCATTATACTCTTATAGAGATGTTCGTTTTGGCCTTATCCGAAACTTATTAAATTGGAACTTAAATTACACGGAAAACCGGGGAGATTTGAGTGTTGGAATTGCGATGAGTAGAACTCTCGTTTACCAAATCCAAGCCAATCAATATTTTGCTGCACAAGACACTCTGCCTGCTGTGACGATTAGAAATTCTAGTAATATTGGTTTGGTTCCAGGAACGAGTAGTCCAATTTATTGGGATTTGTTTTTTCAAACCAATATCAATCGAATTTACGGGCCTCCACAACAAAGAACTAACCCAACCACTGGTGTTGTAGATCCAAGAAGTCAATACAATGACTTTGTTTTACGATCACAGACAAACGTAATCGGTGAAACAGGAATTCGGTCTCCCATAACGATGGGTGCTTATATGTCCTTTACACCTTCTGTTTATATGGGTGCGACCAAACAAACTGTGGAATTTCCTGGATCGGGGAATGATTTGAATAGTCCCGACCGCGATATTAACAAAGCATACGCAACACTTTTAAAACAACAATCCTATCAATATGTAAGGCAATCTCATACGGTTCGCATGGGTATTCCTGAAATTTTCGTATCAACTACCTACAGACGTTTGGATGCGGACAAAGCAGAAGCAAAGGATCCGATTCTTGGAAATTTACGCCAACATGAAGCGGAAGTTTCTTTAGAAAGTTATGCACTCAATGATTGGGATGTTTCTGTTAGAACCATAAGAGATTTACGTCAATTTTCAAGTTCATATAATCCAGGTCTTACCAATATGCAACGTTGGTATTATACAGTCGTTAGAGTGGGTGGTTTTTTTGACTTTGTGGATGGGTTTACAACACGTAGGCCCAGTCTTTTAGAAAGAAAAAGAAATTTTTATTCCGGTATATTTATCAACAATGATTACGTTCACCACACTCCTCAAAACAGGTCTTTATCAAATAACCTTACACTTTCCTATAAAATGGGTGGGTTCTCTTGGCCAATCATTCGTGCTTTTAGAAGTTTAGAAGTTGGATCTACCTGGTATCATGTTTATAAGGATAGTTTTTTAGATAGTTACAGATTTTTCTTTAAAACCGATGTCAAAGTAACAAGATATTCGGGAGTCGAACTAGAGTTAGACTCTCGTGTAACAGAACCTTGGCGGCTTACAGCCCTTGCTCAAGGCCAATTTTATGCAATGAATACTAGTCCCGAATTGTATACATCCCAAACAGGCACCAATTACGACCAAACAACGATTTGGGAAGATTTGGCATCGGGTACTGGCGCGAAAGGCCAAAATGAAAGGCAAAAAACAGTATTTAATATCAATCGGTTTATGATGACCCTAAAACTAGACCTACACAACTGGGAATACCGTTTGGGTTATAGTATGAATTTACGGGCGTTGCCTGGTGGTCTTACAATGAACAACCAATTGACTTTCTACGATCAGTCTGTATACTTTTCTGTTAACTTAACTAATTTTAGTTTTGGGGATTCCGCATCTGCTCAAGCTACAAGAGTCAGATTGTATAGGTTTAGAAAACGTCCACTGGATGGAACATCGACCGACTTAACCGATTAA